Genomic window (Acidobacteriota bacterium):
AGAAAGGCCTTTCGGTTTTCCGGGGCTATCTCGACGAACTGTCCGCCCTGGTTCCGAGGACCTGAGCCCGGACCGCCCAGCACAACCGCCGGCCCCTGCCCGACCCGAACCACGGATGACGCCACCGCCGCAATTTCGGCCGCGAAAAACGTAAAGAACGCCACAGGATGGATCCCGGGGGCGACGACCCGGTGGAGGCGGCCTTTCGTGCCCCGAGGCGGCACCCCTGGCGATCCGGTTTTCTTTGGCGAAAGTGCCTATAACTCTCCCCCGGGCCGGATGGTAAGCATATCGGCGTAACCGGGTACCCGTCTGCGCCGTGCATCCACCCAGCGCTCCAGTTCGTCCACGGTGGAGCGGACCTCGCGCAGGGCGGGTCGAACCTGATCCGCACAGAACCGGGCGCACTCCTCCTCGGCCAACGCTCCCAATCGCGCCTCCAGGGCGGCCAGTTCCGGAAGGCGCTCCAGCACCGCCTGGACCCGCACGGCCACGTCCTGTGCATAGACATCGAGCGCCTCTGCCGGGGCCTTCAGGTCCGGACCGGCCGCTCGCGCCCGGGAGGCTGTTTCCAGCAGTCCGCCGAGAGACTCCACGGCGCCGGGCACGTAGAGGGTCCGGACCATGGAGATCGCCAGGCGCAGCTCCAGCTCCACGGTGTGGATGTAGTTGCGGAGGTTCACCCGGTAGCGGGCCTGGGTCTCCTCTGGGGTCAGGATGTGGAAACGGTGGAAGAGGTCGAGGTTCTTGGGGGCGCGCAGGGCCTCCAGGGCCTCCGGGGCCGTGGCTGCGGCAAAGAGGCCGCGCCGCGTCGCCTCTTCCCGCCACTCGGGGGTGTAGTTGTCCCCCTCGAAGTGGGACTCCCGGGCCGTCCCGTAGAGTTCCCCCACCACGGCTAGGGCAGTGCCCAAGGGGTCCTCCGCCCGCTCGGAGCGGCGCTCGAGGGCGTCGGCGAGAACGTGGAGCCCGTGGGTCACCATGGCGTTGATCACGGCGGTGGGCATGGCGGTGGAGGCGGAAGCCCCCACGGCCCGAAACTCGAACTTGTTTCCGGTGAAGGCGATGGGAGACGTCCGGTTCCGGTCGGTGGCGTCCCGGGGGAAGTGGGGGATGAAGGGTACCCCCGTGGAGAACTTCCCGGGCTGGCGGAGGGGGAGGAGTTTGCCTCTCTCCAGCCGCTCCAGCACGTCGGTAAGCTCCGAGCCCAGAAAGACCGACATGATGGGCGGGGGCGCCTCGTCGGCGCCCAGCCGGTCGTCGTTGCCGGGGCCGGCCACGATGGCGCGGAAGAGGTCGCCATAGGCTCGGACACCCAGCAGGACCGCCGTCACGACGCAGAGGAAGCGCACGTTGTCCGACTCCGTGGCCCCCGGGTCGAGCAGGTTCACCCCCCGGGAGTCCACCAGCGACCAGTTGTTGTGCTTCCCACTGCCGTTGATTCCGGCGAAGGGCTTCTCGTGGAAGAGTACGGTGAAGCCGTGGCGGTTCCCCGCCTTGCGGAGGACCTCCATCAACAGCTGGTTGTGGTCCGTGGCGATGTTGGCGTTCTCGTGGAGGGTGGCCAACTCGAACTGGTTGGGGGCCACCTCGTTGTGCCGGGTCTTGGCGGGGATCCCGAGGCGGTACAGTTCGATCTCGGACTCCTGCATGAAAGCCAGGACGCGATCCTTGATGGACCCGAAGTAGTGGTCTTCGAACTGTTGCCCCCGTGGGGCCTGGCTCCCGAAGATGGTATAGCCCAGCATGGCCAGGTCGGGCCGGCTCTCCGTGTGGCGGGTCTCCACCAGGAAGTACTCCTGCTCGGGACCGAGCTGGGGGTAGACCCACTCGGTCCCGTTAGCGCCCAACAGGCCCAGGAGCCGCAGGGAAGCCTCGCTGACAGCCTTGATGGACTTGATGAGCGGGGTCTTTTTGTCCAGAACGCAGCCGTCGTAGGAAACGAACACCGAGGGGATGAAGAGGGTCTTTCCGAACTCGCCCTCCAGGATGAAGGCCGGGGAGGAAGGGTCCCACGCCGCGTAGCCGCGGGCTTCGAAAGTGCTGCGCATCCCGCCGTGGGGAAAGCTGGACGCATCGGGCTCGCTCCGGGTCAGCTTGGCGCCGGTGAAGTTCTCCTGGAGGCGGCCGGACGGCCCATAAGAAAGGAAAGAGTCGTGCTTCTCCGCGGTGAGACCCGTTAGCGGCTGGAACCAGTGGGCGTAGGAGGTGGCGCCCTTGCCGAGGGCCCACTCCTTGATGGCGGCTGCCACGGCGTCAGCCACTTCCACGGGCAGTTCCTCGAAGTGCTTCACCGCTCGCTCCAGGCGGGCGTAGATGTCTGCGGGGAGCTTCTCCTTCATCACCTCGAAGCTGAAGGTGTTCTCACCGAAATAGCTGGACACTTTCCG
Coding sequences:
- a CDS encoding glutamine synthetase III, whose product is MPTRDYVGRKVSSYFGENTFSFEVMKEKLPADIYARLERAVKHFEELPVEVADAVAAAIKEWALGKGATSYAHWFQPLTGLTAEKHDSFLSYGPSGRLQENFTGAKLTRSEPDASSFPHGGMRSTFEARGYAAWDPSSPAFILEGEFGKTLFIPSVFVSYDGCVLDKKTPLIKSIKAVSEASLRLLGLLGANGTEWVYPQLGPEQEYFLVETRHTESRPDLAMLGYTIFGSQAPRGQQFEDHYFGSIKDRVLAFMQESEIELYRLGIPAKTRHNEVAPNQFELATLHENANIATDHNQLLMEVLRKAGNRHGFTVLFHEKPFAGINGSGKHNNWSLVDSRGVNLLDPGATESDNVRFLCVVTAVLLGVRAYGDLFRAIVAGPGNDDRLGADEAPPPIMSVFLGSELTDVLERLERGKLLPLRQPGKFSTGVPFIPHFPRDATDRNRTSPIAFTGNKFEFRAVGASASTAMPTAVINAMVTHGLHVLADALERRSERAEDPLGTALAVVGELYGTARESHFEGDNYTPEWREEATRRGLFAAATAPEALEALRAPKNLDLFHRFHILTPEETQARYRVNLRNYIHTVELELRLAISMVRTLYVPGAVESLGGLLETASRARAAGPDLKAPAEALDVYAQDVAVRVQAVLERLPELAALEARLGALAEEECARFCADQVRPALREVRSTVDELERWVDARRRRVPGYADMLTIRPGGEL